One genomic region from Leptolyngbyaceae cyanobacterium JSC-12 encodes:
- a CDS encoding putative SAM-dependent methyltransferase (IMG reference gene:2510095822~PFAM: S-adenosylmethionine-dependent methyltransferase) — MADFPRVILHNRKADAVKRFHPWIFSGAIQKVESGVAEGDVVAVYSASGEYLATGHYASGNIAVKILSFQPVESLEQLFLQRFQAAYDLRKQVGLVGNPSTTCYRLINAEGDGLPGLIVDWYDGTAVLQAYSLGIVQQRELMTTCLQTIYGNELKTIYDKSAAVMPKLSLESPYLLGDRSHGEVREYGHRLEVNWEEGQKTGLFLDQRENRQLLTHYATEKRVLNAFCYSGGFSVYAVQAGAELVHSVDSSVKAIAWTDQNVALNNPQQVPHKAIAGDVFEFLKNCDADYDVIVLDPPAFAKNLSARHSAVMAYKRLNRLAFDKLRPNGIMFTFSCSQVVTPDLFQGAVMAGAIESGRQIRVLNHLTQPADHPVSIYHPEGLYLKGLVLAVE, encoded by the coding sequence ATGGCGGATTTTCCACGAGTGATTTTGCATAACCGTAAAGCTGATGCGGTGAAGCGGTTCCATCCCTGGATTTTTTCCGGCGCAATTCAGAAGGTGGAATCGGGTGTGGCAGAAGGCGATGTGGTGGCAGTTTACAGTGCTAGCGGTGAGTATCTGGCAACCGGGCACTATGCTTCTGGCAACATTGCTGTCAAAATTCTCTCGTTTCAGCCTGTTGAGAGTCTGGAGCAGTTGTTTTTACAACGATTTCAAGCGGCGTATGACTTGAGGAAACAGGTGGGGTTAGTAGGCAACCCATCTACTACGTGTTACCGTCTGATCAATGCGGAAGGGGATGGGCTGCCGGGGCTGATTGTGGATTGGTACGATGGCACAGCAGTTTTGCAGGCATATTCCCTGGGCATAGTGCAACAACGGGAATTGATGACAACCTGTTTACAAACAATCTATGGCAATGAGTTAAAAACAATTTATGACAAAAGTGCTGCGGTGATGCCGAAGTTGTCCCTGGAAAGTCCCTACTTGCTGGGCGATCGCTCCCACGGCGAGGTACGGGAATATGGGCATCGCCTGGAGGTGAATTGGGAAGAGGGTCAAAAAACAGGCTTATTTTTGGATCAGCGGGAAAACCGTCAATTATTGACACATTACGCAACTGAAAAGCGGGTACTGAATGCATTTTGCTATTCCGGCGGATTTTCGGTGTATGCGGTGCAGGCAGGTGCAGAATTGGTGCATTCCGTAGATAGCTCTGTAAAAGCGATCGCCTGGACAGACCAAAACGTTGCCCTTAATAATCCGCAGCAGGTGCCGCACAAAGCGATCGCTGGAGATGTGTTTGAGTTTTTGAAAAACTGCGATGCAGACTATGACGTGATTGTGCTCGATCCACCTGCCTTTGCTAAAAACCTGTCTGCGCGGCACTCCGCTGTGATGGCATACAAACGCTTAAATAGGTTAGCGTTTGACAAACTCCGTCCCAACGGAATTATGTTCACTTTCTCCTGCTCTCAAGTGGTCACACCTGATCTGTTTCAGGGAGCCGTAATGGCAGGCGCGATCGAGTCTGGACGGCAGATTCGCGTGCTCAATCATCTGACCCAACCTGCTGATCACCCTGTCAGCATTTATCACCCAGAAGGGCTGTATTTAAAGGGGTTAGTGCTAGCAGTGGAGTGA
- a CDS encoding biopolymer transport protein (IMG reference gene:2510095812~PFAM: MotA/TolQ/ExbB proton channel family; overlaps another CDS with the same product name), whose amino-acid sequence MQLGNLFAAGGFVMYPLLGFSILAGALILERIIFWVRIAYRQDRLVREVLVLYGKSPRAAYMLLERNADMPIARIFLAALELDCPNPEEFRLALESAAQAEIPLLKRFNTIFETIISLSPLLGLLGTVLGLIRSFASLKVGQLGGGETLEVSAGISEALVSTATGLIVAIFALLFANTFRGLYLRQIALIQEYGGQLELLYRRQYERGGVPYAAT is encoded by the coding sequence ATGCAACTCGGAAACTTGTTTGCGGCTGGCGGCTTTGTGATGTATCCCTTGCTGGGGTTTTCTATCCTGGCAGGAGCGCTGATTCTCGAGCGAATTATCTTCTGGGTAAGAATTGCTTACCGTCAAGATCGGCTTGTTCGAGAGGTGTTAGTGCTGTACGGTAAAAGCCCTCGTGCCGCCTACATGCTACTGGAACGCAATGCCGATATGCCCATTGCCCGAATTTTTTTAGCAGCACTGGAACTAGATTGCCCCAACCCCGAAGAGTTTCGGTTAGCTCTAGAAAGCGCGGCTCAGGCAGAAATTCCCTTGCTCAAGCGGTTTAACACCATCTTTGAAACGATCATCAGCCTGTCTCCTCTGCTCGGGTTGTTAGGGACTGTGCTAGGGCTGATTCGTTCGTTTGCCTCCTTAAAGGTCGGGCAACTGGGCGGTGGTGAAACTCTGGAAGTCAGCGCAGGAATCAGTGAAGCGCTTGTTTCTACTGCAACCGGGCTGATAGTCGCGATCTTTGCCTTGTTGTTTGCCAACACATTTCGAGGGCTGTACTTACGACAAATTGCCCTGATTCAAGAATACGGTGGACAACTGGAACTGCTGTATCGTCGTCAATATGAGCGAGGAGGCGTACCTTATGCGGCTACCTGA
- a CDS encoding hypothetical protein (IMG reference gene:2510095821) gives MRILGTKVDPGWAEGELLVPVQNFSRETIRLKYQEKFCTIVFFQNESPPLAPYTSGSSRAKLFRLLAQISTDSFWREVLVTALPVLVIVVFAVAGYFLFGNNTGFAALVACGVAVSSITSTILQRIVRR, from the coding sequence ATGAGGATACTTGGAACGAAAGTTGACCCCGGTTGGGCTGAAGGTGAGTTGTTGGTTCCAGTGCAAAACTTTTCCAGAGAAACGATTCGTCTTAAATATCAGGAAAAATTTTGCACAATAGTTTTCTTTCAAAATGAATCACCGCCTTTGGCTCCTTATACCAGTGGTTCAAGTAGGGCAAAGTTATTTAGACTGCTTGCTCAAATTAGTACCGACTCATTTTGGAGAGAGGTTCTGGTAACTGCTCTTCCTGTTTTGGTAATAGTTGTTTTTGCTGTAGCTGGGTATTTCCTATTCGGTAATAATACAGGTTTTGCTGCATTAGTCGCTTGCGGTGTGGCTGTCTCAAGCATTACATCAACGATCCTTCAAAGAATTGTGAGAAGGTGA
- a CDS encoding hypothetical protein (IMG reference gene:2510095816), producing MDFLTQILHLVGSGATAYISARNMRDAQTRPNTLAALQMAEAGSVPFLEALRDRATAEGDLWLAEQLQKHANDERRHAQIFANGLKQLNKQVIDFKNVPQTTTDGTPDERRRSPFFEAYFNGYSSEDMKPANIDWIVFIASTYILELDASKDFVKMANALPDDAQSANLKKGILSVAQDETRHAAYLREALKRRLPQAEADAVLDEWRTRKVKALLAMVSNFVQKGGKLPTLTQEGTPAEVVQSEVEIAA from the coding sequence ATGGACTTTCTAACGCAAATTCTTCACTTGGTTGGCTCTGGAGCAACGGCTTACATCTCAGCTCGCAATATGCGTGATGCGCAAACGCGCCCCAATACTCTGGCAGCATTGCAAATGGCGGAAGCAGGATCGGTTCCCTTTTTGGAAGCACTACGCGATCGCGCCACTGCCGAGGGCGACCTCTGGTTGGCTGAACAGTTACAAAAACACGCGAATGATGAACGGCGACACGCACAAATCTTCGCTAATGGGCTAAAACAACTCAACAAACAGGTAATTGATTTCAAAAACGTGCCACAAACCACCACCGATGGCACTCCTGATGAACGCCGCCGCAGTCCATTTTTTGAAGCCTATTTTAATGGCTACAGTAGCGAAGACATGAAGCCAGCCAATATCGACTGGATCGTGTTCATTGCCAGCACCTATATCCTGGAACTGGATGCCAGCAAAGACTTTGTGAAAATGGCAAATGCCCTGCCTGATGATGCTCAAAGCGCCAACTTGAAAAAAGGCATCTTGAGCGTGGCACAGGATGAAACTCGCCATGCTGCTTACCTGCGAGAAGCTCTAAAACGGCGGCTACCCCAAGCTGAAGCAGATGCTGTGTTGGATGAGTGGCGCACTCGCAAGGTAAAAGCCCTGCTGGCAATGGTCAGCAACTTCGTGCAGAAAGGCGGCAAATTACCCACCCTAACCCAGGAAGGCACACCTGCAGAGGTTGTGCAATCTGAGGTTGAGATAGCGGCGTAG
- a CDS encoding cytidylate kinase (IMG reference gene:2510095815~PFAM: Cytidylate kinase; Pantoate-beta-alanine ligase~TIGRFAM: pantoate--beta-alanine ligase; cytidylate kinase; cytidyltransferase-related domain): MRLFTSIAGLQCYLNSQRFSHQRLEPVSSPLTCPINLPLEIGFVPTMGALHDGHLSLIQQARRENKIVVVSIFVNPLQFGPTEDFGRYPRTLEADQALCEQAEVDVLFVPSAEEMGVAARKQEAAANSQHPADDEDVQEGGGDHSNLFFLASSSSPFPIPQPLSPLPSSPLFPALLTQVLPPPFMTSELCGRSRVGHFQGVATIVTKLLNIVQPTRAYFGQKDAQQLAIIRRLVADLNLPVEVVACPIVREPSGLALSSRNRYLSPEERSQAATIYQGLRQAEELFRSGERLSSNLVEAVKAVLRMVPAIVPEYIELVDPNTMETLNEITDTGLLAVAARLGSTRLIDNLVLSNRKPIVAIDGPAGAGKSTVARMVAQALGLFYLDTGSMYRAITWLVLQSGVALDDEPAIAELLSRSQIEFRNQESEDKNRVSPFPLVFVNGQDVTQAIRSLEVTTNVSTIAAQPFVREQLVKQQQAYGCKGGIVVEGRDIGTHVFPDAELKIFLTASVQERARRRQKDLQNRGIGEVDLDELEQAISDRDRKDSTRLIAPLRKAVDAIELNTDGLSIDQVCDHIVSLYYERLR, encoded by the coding sequence GTGCGTCTGTTTACGTCAATTGCAGGTTTACAGTGCTATTTGAACTCGCAACGCTTTAGCCACCAGCGGTTAGAGCCAGTTTCCAGTCCTCTAACCTGCCCTATTAACCTACCCCTGGAAATTGGTTTTGTGCCCACAATGGGGGCACTGCACGATGGGCATCTCAGCCTGATTCAGCAGGCACGACGCGAAAATAAAATTGTCGTCGTCAGTATTTTTGTTAACCCACTCCAGTTTGGACCGACAGAAGACTTTGGGCGTTATCCCCGCACCTTAGAAGCCGATCAAGCCCTCTGCGAACAGGCAGAAGTTGATGTTTTGTTTGTGCCATCTGCTGAAGAGATGGGAGTGGCAGCCAGAAAGCAGGAGGCAGCAGCCAACAGCCAGCACCCAGCAGATGATGAGGATGTTCAGGAAGGTGGGGGAGATCACAGCAATCTCTTCTTTCTTGCTTCCTCCTCTTCCCCATTCCCCATTCCCCAGCCCCTCTCCCCTCTCCCCTCCTCTCCCCTATTCCCTGCTCTCCTCACCCAGGTTCTCCCACCCCCATTCATGACCTCCGAATTGTGTGGTCGTTCTCGTGTGGGGCATTTTCAGGGAGTTGCCACAATTGTCACCAAGTTGTTGAATATTGTGCAACCGACACGGGCATACTTTGGGCAGAAGGATGCTCAACAGTTGGCAATTATTCGGCGATTGGTTGCGGATTTAAATCTACCTGTTGAAGTAGTGGCGTGCCCGATTGTGCGAGAGCCGAGTGGGTTAGCGCTGAGTTCTCGCAACCGCTACCTCAGTCCGGAGGAGCGATCGCAAGCGGCGACAATTTATCAAGGATTACGCCAGGCAGAAGAACTCTTTCGTTCTGGTGAGCGATTGAGTAGTAACCTGGTTGAGGCGGTTAAGGCAGTATTAAGGATGGTGCCTGCTATTGTCCCGGAATATATTGAACTTGTAGACCCAAATACAATGGAGACCTTAAACGAAATCACCGATACAGGCTTGCTGGCAGTTGCTGCTCGCCTGGGTTCCACGCGCTTGATTGATAATTTGGTGTTGAGCAACCGCAAGCCGATTGTGGCGATTGATGGTCCGGCGGGAGCGGGGAAATCTACTGTTGCCCGAATGGTAGCCCAGGCATTAGGACTGTTTTATCTGGATACAGGCTCTATGTATCGGGCAATTACCTGGTTGGTGTTGCAGTCGGGTGTGGCATTGGATGATGAACCCGCGATCGCTGAACTACTTAGCCGCAGCCAGATTGAATTCAGGAATCAGGAGTCAGAAGATAAGAATCGCGTCTCTCCCTTTCCGTTAGTTTTTGTGAATGGTCAGGATGTAACTCAGGCTATTCGCAGCCTGGAAGTAACGACCAATGTTTCGACCATTGCTGCTCAGCCTTTTGTGCGGGAACAATTGGTGAAACAGCAGCAGGCATATGGATGCAAAGGCGGCATTGTCGTAGAAGGGCGAGATATTGGCACTCATGTTTTTCCGGATGCGGAATTGAAGATTTTTCTCACCGCTTCTGTACAGGAACGGGCACGCCGTCGTCAGAAAGATTTGCAGAATCGCGGCATTGGTGAGGTAGACCTGGATGAACTGGAGCAGGCAATTAGCGATCGCGATCGTAAAGACAGCACCCGGTTAATTGCTCCCCTGCGCAAAGCAGTGGACGCGATCGAGCTAAATACGGACGGGTTAAGCATCGATCAGGTCTGTGACCATATTGTTAGCCTGTATTACGAACGCCTGCGCTAA
- a CDS encoding ATP:corrinoid adenosyltransferase (IMG reference gene:2510095819~PFAM: ATP:corrinoid adenosyltransferase BtuR/CobO/CobP~TIGRFAM: cob(I)alamin adenosyltransferase), protein MVSQVEAPNLNPARHPAPRIEGLVQVFTSAHRSFFTNVMAQALRLAGQGTPVLVIQFMKGGIAQGYEHPVQLGQHLDWIRCNLPRCIDSPQLEESELQSLTELWQYTQTVVAEGKYDLVVLDELSLAIHFGLISEIEVLALLNNRPSHVDVILTGPDMPRSLLDVADQITELRRSHQP, encoded by the coding sequence ATGGTTTCCCAGGTAGAAGCTCCCAACCTCAATCCGGCTCGTCATCCAGCCCCACGCATTGAAGGATTGGTACAGGTTTTTACGTCGGCTCATCGAAGCTTTTTCACCAATGTTATGGCACAGGCATTGCGCCTAGCTGGGCAGGGAACGCCCGTGTTGGTAATTCAGTTTATGAAAGGTGGGATTGCTCAGGGGTATGAGCATCCGGTGCAGCTAGGGCAGCATCTGGATTGGATTCGCTGTAACTTGCCGCGTTGTATTGATTCGCCGCAGTTAGAGGAATCAGAACTGCAATCTTTGACAGAACTTTGGCAGTACACGCAAACAGTGGTAGCTGAAGGGAAATATGATCTGGTAGTGCTGGATGAGTTGAGCTTAGCGATTCACTTTGGTTTAATTTCGGAGATTGAAGTGCTGGCGTTGCTGAACAATCGCCCCAGTCACGTAGATGTGATTCTCACAGGACCGGACATGCCGCGATCGCTCCTGGATGTTGCTGACCAAATTACTGAACTGCGCCGGAGTCACCAACCATGA
- a CDS encoding putative ATPase (AAA+ superfamily) (IMG reference gene:2510095813~PFAM: Protein of unknown function (DUF815)), translated as MSAVSVDGILQHAASLLIYQSVLETEVGRAFLELLQAIHRAKRAPTLKTLSCLRAYGRWFRLLADLNQSWQDYLLTQILHDDNPFTRQAQRHPLEQIPAHLLAAARHDLQILQRLYWCDGEQFNLWIQAVSPLPQPLVVWHSLQAESEPLRVKLSAIADWADALALFATYYHQHGTGLFARYHALRWHQGALLGIPHPDPVQLNQLTGYEWQKEALVKNTEFLLRGVPALHVLLYGSRGSGKSSLVKALLNRYGKEGLRLIEVAKSELQDLPAIADQLRELPQKFIIFVDDLSFEEDEDAYKALKVVLEGNLTARPQNVVVYATSNRRHLIREFFGDRPAPRDGDEVHAWDTVQEKLSFSDRFGLTLTFEPANQATYLQIVHHLAHQAGLSLASEELEHRALQWATQHNGRSGRTARQFIDFLWAELTANSQ; from the coding sequence ATGTCTGCTGTCTCCGTTGATGGAATTCTGCAACACGCTGCCTCGCTCTTGATTTACCAATCCGTTTTAGAGACCGAAGTGGGGCGGGCATTTCTGGAGTTATTACAGGCGATCCATCGCGCCAAACGGGCACCCACCTTAAAAACGTTGAGTTGTTTGCGGGCGTATGGTCGCTGGTTTCGTCTCCTAGCAGACTTAAACCAGAGCTGGCAAGATTATCTGCTTACCCAAATTTTGCACGATGACAACCCTTTCACTCGCCAAGCTCAAAGACATCCCCTAGAGCAAATTCCTGCCCATTTGCTAGCAGCAGCCCGGCATGATTTGCAAATCCTCCAACGGCTCTATTGGTGTGATGGTGAGCAATTCAATTTGTGGATTCAAGCGGTTTCTCCCTTGCCTCAGCCCCTCGTGGTGTGGCACTCGCTTCAGGCTGAGTCGGAGCCGTTGCGGGTGAAACTGAGTGCGATCGCTGACTGGGCAGATGCCCTTGCCCTATTCGCAACCTATTATCACCAGCACGGCACGGGATTGTTTGCTCGGTATCATGCGCTCCGCTGGCACCAGGGAGCTTTGCTTGGCATCCCTCATCCTGATCCAGTGCAGTTGAACCAGTTAACTGGATATGAGTGGCAAAAAGAAGCCCTGGTTAAGAATACGGAATTTTTGCTGCGAGGGGTTCCAGCGCTGCACGTTTTGCTCTACGGTAGTCGCGGGTCAGGCAAGTCTTCATTGGTGAAAGCCTTGCTGAATCGCTATGGTAAGGAAGGTTTACGGCTGATTGAAGTAGCAAAATCGGAGCTACAGGATTTGCCTGCGATCGCCGATCAATTGCGAGAACTGCCACAAAAATTCATCATCTTCGTCGATGATTTGTCCTTTGAGGAAGACGAAGACGCCTATAAAGCTCTCAAAGTTGTGCTAGAAGGGAACTTGACCGCTCGACCCCAGAATGTAGTAGTTTACGCTACCTCTAATCGACGGCACCTGATTCGTGAATTTTTTGGCGATCGCCCTGCGCCCAGAGATGGGGACGAAGTTCACGCCTGGGATACAGTGCAGGAAAAACTCTCGTTTAGCGATCGCTTCGGCTTAACCCTCACCTTTGAACCTGCCAACCAGGCGACTTACCTGCAAATTGTGCATCATCTGGCACACCAGGCTGGGCTATCCCTCGCCAGCGAAGAATTAGAACACCGTGCTTTACAATGGGCAACCCAGCACAATGGGCGTTCTGGACGTACAGCACGGCAATTCATTGATTTTTTGTGGGCAGAGCTAACTGCTAACTCACAATGA
- a CDS encoding putative hydrolase or acyltransferase of alpha/beta superfamily (IMG reference gene:2510095817) yields the protein MQLLSKAEAVPGQYWQWRSQPIYYVKAGENRADRPPLLLIHGFGASTDHWRKNVAGLSSEFEVWAIDLLGFGRSAKPDWQYSGNVWRDQLHDFITEVIGQPAILVGNSLGGYAALCVGAQRSESAAGVVLINSAGPFTDIQGTTKPDPLRAVMGNVVRMLFQQDWASFLLFQYVRQKSVIRKTLEKVYLDQSAVTPQLVEDIYRPSCDPGAPKVFASVFRTPQGEKVDVLLHQLTSPLLMIWGEADPWIDARERGAKFRHYHPQLTEYYLQAGHCPHDEVPDQVNELIRSWVLSLA from the coding sequence ATGCAGCTTCTCTCAAAGGCGGAGGCGGTTCCAGGGCAATATTGGCAATGGCGCTCACAGCCAATCTATTACGTCAAAGCAGGGGAAAACCGGGCAGATCGTCCCCCATTACTTTTGATTCATGGGTTTGGGGCATCAACAGATCACTGGCGCAAGAATGTGGCAGGGCTGAGTTCCGAATTTGAGGTGTGGGCGATCGACTTGCTGGGATTTGGGCGATCAGCAAAACCAGACTGGCAATATAGCGGCAATGTTTGGCGCGATCAGTTGCATGACTTTATTACTGAGGTGATTGGGCAACCTGCAATTTTAGTTGGAAATTCGCTGGGGGGTTACGCGGCGCTGTGTGTTGGAGCCCAACGATCTGAATCCGCAGCAGGTGTGGTGCTGATTAACAGTGCGGGTCCATTTACAGATATTCAGGGCACCACCAAGCCTGATCCGCTGCGAGCCGTAATGGGCAATGTGGTAAGGATGTTATTTCAGCAAGATTGGGCAAGCTTTTTGTTGTTTCAGTATGTGCGGCAAAAGTCGGTGATTCGCAAGACGCTAGAAAAGGTTTATCTCGACCAGTCTGCAGTTACTCCCCAACTTGTTGAAGATATTTATCGTCCCTCTTGCGATCCGGGTGCGCCTAAAGTATTTGCCTCAGTGTTTCGCACACCTCAGGGAGAAAAGGTAGATGTGTTGTTACATCAGTTGACCAGTCCGTTATTAATGATTTGGGGCGAGGCTGATCCGTGGATTGATGCGCGAGAGCGAGGAGCGAAGTTCCGGCATTACCACCCCCAGTTGACAGAGTACTACCTTCAGGCAGGGCACTGTCCCCATGATGAGGTGCCTGATCAGGTGAATGAACTGATTCGTTCCTGGGTGTTGTCGCTGGCATAG
- a CDS encoding K+ transport system, NAD-binding component (IMG reference gene:2510095814~PFAM: Ion channel; TrkA-N domain; TrkA-C domain) — MQSSLKRMLIGGGFFLATLLIAVAGYILAGWTLLDSVYQVVITVFGVGFGEIGPMTPQLRVFTMIVIIAGCSSVAYVLGGFLQMITEGEIKRALGVRRMMREIDTLKNHVIICGYGRIGQILARNMYEAGQPFVLIDNDPSRTVEAEAKGYLVRQGSATDETVLESVGINRARFLATVLPDDAANVFITLTARSLNPNLIILARGEYPSTEKKLLQAGADKVVSPAAIGALRMSHMITHPASLDFLDQAHGRETLNEILAQIDIQIDELAVTPASNLIGSTVGNVEVRGRGTFIVVALRRHDGSITVHPDRETFLEEGDTLILMGHQGDIPKFAKHHAMKRQMQYRGAKFSGRLK, encoded by the coding sequence ATGCAAAGTTCACTCAAGCGAATGCTGATTGGAGGAGGCTTCTTCCTTGCGACGTTGCTCATCGCGGTTGCGGGCTATATCCTGGCTGGTTGGACTCTGCTCGACTCAGTCTATCAAGTCGTGATCACGGTCTTTGGAGTAGGCTTTGGTGAAATTGGTCCCATGACCCCCCAACTGCGGGTCTTCACGATGATTGTGATCATTGCTGGGTGTTCCTCCGTTGCCTATGTCTTAGGCGGGTTCCTGCAAATGATCACCGAAGGTGAAATTAAACGGGCACTAGGAGTACGACGCATGATGCGAGAAATTGACACGTTGAAAAACCACGTGATCATCTGTGGCTATGGTCGCATTGGGCAAATTCTGGCCCGCAACATGTACGAAGCTGGACAGCCCTTTGTTCTGATCGACAACGACCCTAGCCGTACTGTCGAAGCTGAAGCCAAAGGCTATCTGGTGCGGCAGGGCAGCGCCACGGATGAAACCGTGTTAGAGTCCGTGGGCATTAATCGTGCCCGATTTTTGGCAACCGTTTTACCCGATGATGCCGCGAATGTATTTATCACCCTCACGGCACGCAGCCTCAACCCCAACCTGATTATTTTGGCGCGGGGTGAATATCCTTCTACTGAAAAGAAACTGTTGCAGGCAGGCGCGGATAAGGTTGTCTCTCCTGCTGCGATCGGGGCACTGCGGATGTCTCACATGATTACCCATCCTGCCTCTCTCGATTTTCTGGATCAGGCACACGGACGCGAAACCCTGAACGAAATCCTGGCCCAAATTGATATTCAAATCGATGAATTGGCAGTGACTCCTGCCTCCAATCTAATCGGCTCTACGGTGGGTAATGTGGAAGTGCGGGGTAGAGGCACCTTTATTGTTGTGGCACTGCGGCGGCACGATGGTTCAATCACCGTTCACCCCGATCGCGAAACATTTTTGGAAGAAGGCGATACTCTGATTTTGATGGGGCACCAGGGCGACATTCCCAAATTTGCCAAACACCATGCCATGAAGCGACAGATGCAGTACCGGGGTGCGAAGTTCTCCGGTAGGCTGAAATAA
- a CDS encoding ribonuclease PH (IMG reference gene:2510095818~PFAM: 3' exoribonuclease family, domain 1; 3' exoribonuclease family, domain 2~TIGRFAM: ribonuclease PH), whose protein sequence is MAWQRSDGRQANELRPVRFERHFTRFAAGSVLAKCGGTQVLCTATIQPKVPRFLEGKGQGWLTAEYRMLPTATVERQEREFMRLSGRTQEIQRLIGRSLRSTLDMQVLGERTVIVDADVLQADAGTRTIAITGGFVALMEAINKLVEKGELERSPIVHQVAAISVGLMHGEPLLDLNYEEDVAADTDFNVVMNEKLEVIELQGTAEAGSFTRSQLNQILDLAEVGIQQLLELQRQSFA, encoded by the coding sequence ATGGCTTGGCAGCGTTCCGATGGTCGGCAGGCAAATGAACTGCGTCCAGTTCGGTTTGAGCGACACTTCACCCGGTTTGCGGCAGGTTCCGTGCTAGCAAAGTGCGGTGGTACGCAGGTTTTATGTACTGCTACGATTCAACCGAAAGTTCCCCGTTTTTTGGAAGGTAAGGGACAGGGATGGTTGACAGCAGAATATCGGATGCTCCCAACTGCAACGGTTGAGCGGCAAGAACGGGAATTTATGCGTCTGTCTGGGCGAACGCAAGAGATTCAACGTTTAATTGGTCGCAGTCTGCGGTCAACGCTTGATATGCAGGTATTGGGCGAACGAACGGTCATTGTTGATGCAGATGTGCTTCAAGCTGATGCTGGAACGCGCACGATCGCAATCACAGGTGGATTTGTGGCACTCATGGAAGCAATCAACAAGTTAGTCGAGAAAGGGGAACTGGAGCGATCGCCCATCGTCCATCAAGTGGCTGCTATCTCCGTCGGACTCATGCATGGAGAACCACTACTCGATCTCAACTACGAAGAAGACGTAGCAGCAGATACTGACTTCAATGTGGTGATGAATGAAAAACTAGAGGTGATTGAGCTACAGGGCACAGCAGAAGCAGGTTCATTTACGCGATCGCAGCTCAACCAGATTTTAGATCTTGCAGAAGTTGGAATTCAACAACTGCTAGAGCTTCAGCGCCAGTCCTTTGCCTGA
- a CDS encoding deoxycytidine triphosphate deaminase (IMG reference gene:2510095820~PFAM: dUTPase~TIGRFAM: deoxycytidine triphosphate deaminase) yields the protein MIKNDTWIQEMAAKGMIAPFEPQLVRHLDEIPVISYGLSSFGYDIRLSPVEFRIFRHIPGTVVDPKHFNPENLEPAKLFNDSNGSYFILPAHSYGLGVALERLEIPNNITVICLGKSTYARCGIIANVTPAEAAWRGHLTLEFSNSSSADCRVYANEGIVQLLFLEGKPCAVSYESRKGKYQDQPEKVEVARV from the coding sequence ATGATTAAAAACGACACCTGGATTCAAGAAATGGCAGCAAAGGGGATGATTGCCCCCTTTGAGCCTCAGCTTGTCCGTCATCTTGATGAGATCCCTGTCATTTCTTATGGACTCAGCAGTTTTGGATATGACATTCGATTATCTCCAGTTGAATTTAGAATCTTTCGACACATCCCAGGTACTGTAGTTGACCCCAAACATTTCAATCCGGAGAATCTTGAACCAGCCAAATTGTTCAACGACTCCAATGGAAGTTATTTTATTTTGCCTGCTCATTCCTATGGCTTAGGAGTGGCACTTGAGCGTTTAGAAATCCCCAATAACATCACAGTAATCTGTCTTGGGAAAAGTACGTATGCTCGTTGTGGAATTATTGCTAATGTAACACCAGCAGAAGCGGCATGGCGCGGGCACTTAACTTTAGAGTTTTCTAACTCCTCAAGTGCAGATTGTCGAGTTTACGCAAATGAGGGAATTGTTCAGTTGCTGTTTCTTGAAGGTAAACCTTGTGCTGTTAGCTATGAAAGTCGTAAGGGCAAATACCAAGATCAACCGGAAAAAGTAGAGGTTGCACGAGTTTAA